A window of Streptomyces sp. NBC_01224 genomic DNA:
CCGGACGTTGAACGCGTTGCCCCGAAGGTAGTACGGCTGAGACATCGTGACTCCCCCACTGTTTTGAGAGCAGTGCTCTCGCTTGAGATCAGTGTGCATGGAGGTGGTGCTCAATGGCAAGAGCAGTGCTCTCGTTGTTGGTCGGTGCTCTTCGGTCGTGGCAGACTGAAGACCATGAGCGCTATCCGAGGAGCCAGGGAACGGGCCCGTATCGAGGTCACCGCCGCCATCAAGAACGAGGCGAGGAAACAGCTCGCGGCCGAAGGCGCTGCAAAGCTCTCGCTGCGCGCCGTGGCACGGGAACTCGGAATGGCGTCCTCCGCGCTCTACCGCTACTTCCCCAGCCGGGACGAACTGCTCACGGCCCTGATCGTCGATGCGTACGACTCCGTGGGCGAGAGTGCCGAGGCCGCACACCGGGCCGCCCGTGCCGCCGCCGCCCCCCACGTCACCCGCTGGACCGCCGTCGCGCACGCCGTACGCGACTGGGCCCTCGCCCACCCCCATGAATACGCTCTGATCTACGGCTCGCCCGTGCCCGGTTACAGCGCACCGCAGACGACGATCGGTCCCGCCTCCCGTGTCGGCCTCGTCCTGATTGCCGTCGTCGGCGAGGCCTACCGCACGGACGGTCTCGCCCTGCCGCCGCTCGTCGGGGAGCTGCGCGCCGAGGCCGAGCGGATGGTCGCCGAGTTCGCCCCCGACCTTCCTCCGGAGGTCGCCGCCCCGCTGATCGCTGCCTGGTCGCAGCTGTTCGGGCTGATCTCCTTCGAGATCTTCGGCCAGTTCAACCGGGTGGTGGAGGCCCGGGAGATCTTCTTCCGGGAAGCCGTCACCGAACTGGCCCGTACGCTCGGCCTGCTCGGCCCCCGAAGCAGCCGGAGAGGATGAGGCCCGTCCCCGCCGACCCCGTCCGACGTACTCCACAGGGAGTACGGGTGATCACCACGCCCGGCTGACGCTTCCGCCGCGGCTCGCGGTCTAGCGTGGCCGACATGGAAGAGCAACGCTCACACTGGGCTCACGGCGGGCCGCCGCGCTGGCTGACGGGGGCGCCGGGGCAGTACGCGTCCCGGCTGCCCTGGCCGTCGACGATCCTGCTCGGTGCCGTCGTCATGGTCGGTTCGACGATCGCGGCCCGGGGCCAGATGGACGAGCGGGCGCCGCTGGACATCTTTGCGCGGCTGCTGCTCTTCCTGGCCGTCTCCGTGCTTCTGCTGCGCCACCGCCACCCCGTGGTGGCCGTCTTCGGCAGTTCGGCTGCGGCGATGATCTACCTGGCGGCCGGCTATCCGTACGGACCGGTCTTCCTTGCCGTTGCCGTGGGCTGCTTCAGCGCCGTTGTCTCCGGGCACCGGCGGGCCGCTTGGACGGCAGTCGGGATGGTGTGGCTGGGGCACGTCCTGGTGGCTCACTGGCTCTACCGGTGGCTGCCGCCCTCCGGCGACCACCCCGCCGCCTGGGGGCAGGAACTGGGCGTTGCCGCTTGGGTGGTGGCCATCATCGCCGCCGCCGAGTTCGTACGCGTGCGCCGTGAGCAGTGGGCAGATCAGCGCGCGGAGCGGGAGGCCGCGGAGCAGCGCCGGGCCGACGAGGAGCGGCTGCGGATGGCGCGCGAGCTCCATGACGTCCTGGCCCACAGCATCTCCGTCATCAACGTCCAGTCGAGTGTCGGTCTCGCGTTGCTGGACTCCGACCCCGAGCAGGCCCGTACCGCCCTCACCACCATCAAGGCCGCCAGCAAGGAGGCGCTGGGCGAGGTCCGCCAGGTCCTCGACACCCTGCGTACCCCTGGAGACGCCCCCAGGGCCCCGGCTCCCGGACTCGACAGGCTTCCCGAGCTCGTCGAACAGGCGGCGGGCGCCGGGCTGACCGTCACCGTCGAGACCGATGGCGTACGCGGCGCCGTCCCGCCCGGCACGGATCTCGCCGCCTTCCGGATCGTGCAGGAGGCGCTGACGAACGTGGTCCGGCACTCCGGATCGCGCACCGCGGAGGTCCGTATCGGCTACGAGCCCGGCCACATCCGGCTCCGTATCGATGACGAAGGACCGGCCACCGGCAATGACGCAGGCGGCAGCGGCAACGGGCTGGCAGGAATGCGGGAGCGGGCCGCCGCACTGGGTGGCACGATCGAGGCCGGGCCCCGGGCCAACGGCGGCTTCCGGGTGCGGGCCGAGCTTCCGCTGCCGTCCGATTCGCCCGGCGCGGCAGCGCACAAGGAGGAGACAACGTGATCCGCGTACTGCTCGCCGACGACCAGCTGCTGGTCCGGGCCGGTTTCCGGGCCCTGCTGGACGCTCAGCCCGACATCGAGGTGGCGGGGGAGGCCGCCGACGGTGAGGAGGCCGTACGCATGGTGCGCGAACTGCGGCCGGACACCGTGCTGATGGACATCCGGATGCCGCATCTCGATGGCCTGGCCGCGACCCGTGCCATCACCGGGGACCCTGAGCTGAGTGACGTCAAGGTGGTCATGCTCACCACCTTCGAGCTCGACGAGTATGTCTTCGAGGCGATCCGCTCCGGTGCCTCCGGCTTTCTCGTCAAGGACACCGAACCGGAGGAACTGCTGCGGGCGGTACGTGCTGTGGTGGGCGGCGACGCACTGCTCTCACCGGGGGTCACCCGCCGGCTGATCGCCGAGTTCGCGGCCCGGTCCAAGGAGCCCGCGGCGGCAACGGGGCTGAGCGAACTCACCGAACGGGAAAGGGAGGTGATGGCACTCGTCGGCATAGGGCTCTCCAATGAGGAGATCGCCCGCCGGCTGGTCGTCAGCCCGCTCACCGCCAAGACCCACGTCAGCCGCACCATGGTGAAGCTCGGTGCCCGCGACCGGGCTCAACTCGTTGTGCTCGCCTATGAGTCGGGGCTCGTACGCCCCGGCTGGCTCGGTTGACCCGGCCACGACGGAGGGTGCGCAGCCGCCCGCACAGGTGCGGCGGCCGACGGGCGAGAACTCCCCGTCGGCCACCGCACATTCCCCCTCGCCGGGTGGTCAGTCCCGCACGGACACCTTCTGCGCGGCGGATGCCTCGGCTGCGGCGGCCCGGTCCATTTCGGACGAGGCGACCAGCACGGTGTGCTGCACGGGCCGGCTGCGCCGCAGCCCGGTCAGGTAGCCGCCGCGGGTGTCCTCGCGCTCGCTGCGCGGGATCAGCTTCAGACCCGCGACCAGGGCGATCAGTGCGATGGGGGCGGGCAGCAGCCCCGTCTGGTCGCTCGCCCGGAGAAGGACGACCTCGTGTGCCGCGGGATGTGCAGCGAGGACCGGCGAGGCGTCCGGGTCGAGCTGACGGCGAAGGGCCGAGCGCGTCACGCCGAGGTGAAGCCGTTGCAGAGGTCGGTGCTGGCTCGCATGCTGAACGAACCGAGGCACTGAGCGCCCCGTCGGGCGCTGCGCCCCTGCCTGCTGTCAGGACCAGGTGACTCCGGAGTTCTCGCACCAGAGCCGGGCCGGCTCCGGGTCGCCTTTCAGGGTGATCGCCGTGAGCGGCAGCCGGTTCCAGAGCGTCAGATAGAGCTGCCCGGCCGTCGCGCTCAACTCGCAGTCCGCAGGGATCTCTTCGGGTACCGTTTCATCCCGTACGGCCTGCGGCGGTTCCGGCGAGAGCCGGACGGTCCAGGTGGCGTCCGTATCCGTGGCCCGTACCCGCAGGGAACGCGGCGTTTCCGTACGCACTTTGCTCTTCGGGCGGGCGTGGAACCCGCGCAGCAGCTCGTCGATTCCGTCCACCGCGTGATCGGCCGCCAACGGTGACAGCCGTCCACCGCGTGCCGACTCCGCGTCCACCCGGTGAATCGTGGTCTCGTGCGCCTGCCGCCGGGCCCAGAAGGCCAGTGGCGACGGCGCGGGCAGGAAGGTCCAGCACTCCAGTCCGGCCGGCGCGGTCGCCAGCGCGTCGACCAGGAGGCTGTGGCCCTCGCGGAACCAGTCGAGCAGCTCGGGTCCGTCCAGATCCGGCTCCCCGCCGTCCGGGTGGTACGACGTGTGGCCTTCGACGACGAACGCGGTCGCCCAGCGGTGCACCATCCCGGTGTGCCGGAGAAGATCGCGTACCTGCCAGCCCGGGCAGGTCGGCACCGGTGCCCCGGTTCCCGTCTCCTGTGCCGCGGTCGCCAGCAGCTGCCCCTCGACGGTCAGGGACTTGATGTGGTCCGTGATCTCCATGGCCTCGATTGTGCCAGCGGTTCAGGCTCCCTGGGGGTGGGCGGTGCGAGTCCGGCTGCCACCGCGCACCAGCCGTACGAACCAGCCGAGGGCGAGCGACTGCAGCAGTACGGACACGACCAGGGCGAGGTAGACGAACCAGGCGGGTCCGGCCGCCTCCGCCCCCCACAGTGCGCTGCCGATGAAAAAGACGAACACGGTGGGCGCCGCGAGGAGGAACAGCCAGACCCCGGCGAACGAGGCGTCCTCGTGGGCGACGAACAGGGTGTCCATGGTGACGAACACCGCGGCCGCCAGGACGAGGCCGAGGTAGATCAGCGAGGCGGCGTTGCCGAAGGTCAGGCGCGCGAGCGCGCGGACGTGCTGCCTGTCGATGACCGGCTTGTTCATGGCCCGCTCCCCATGGATGGATGACGCTTCCATCGTGTCTCCGGGGAGCTGTTCCTGCCTGAGTACGGCTGCTTAATCGCTCATGTGTGCGCCGCGTTGCGTGCTCCGTACCCCAGTGCCGCGGCCGCGGTGGCCAGCAGTGCCACCGTGGTGAGGGCTGCCGGGAGTGAGAACCAGTCGGTCAGGAAGCCGATCGCGGGCGGTCCGAGCAGCATCCCGCCGTAGCCGAGCGTCGACGCGGCGGCCACTCCACCGGGCCCGGCCAGCTCACCGGCCCGGCCGACCGCGACGGGGAAGATATTGGCCAGACCGAGACCGGTGACGGCGAAACCGAGGAGCGCCAGCCAGGTGGTCGGGGCGAGCGAGCCGAGCAGCATCCCGGCGGCGGCCGTCGCACCGCCCGCGACCAGGGTCCTGGTCTGGCCCAGCCGTTCGAGCAGTGCCGTGCCGCTGAGTCGGCCGGCCGTCATGGCCAGTGCGAACAGGGAGTATCCGGCGGCGGCGATGCCCGGGTGGGCGTGCAGGTCCTGTTCCAGATGGAGGGCGCCCCAGTCGGCCAGCGCGCCTTCGCCGTACGCGGTGCAGAGCGCGATCACGCCGAACAGGAGCACCATGCGGCGGGACCGCCCGTCCGGGCGCTGCGGCTTCTCGGCGTCGTCGGCCGTTGATGCGGGCTTCGGCGCCGGTTGGCGCAGCAGTACCGGTCCCGCCGCCGCGGTGACCAGGAGCCCGATCCCGGTGAGGACGAATAGATGTGTGGCGGGGGAGAGGCCGCCCGCGACCAGTCCGCCGAGCCCGGCACCGACCATTCCGCCGAGGCTGAACGCGCCGTGGAAGCCGGGCATCACGGGACGCCGCAGGGCGGCGACCAGGTCGACCGCCGCGCTGTTCATCGCCACGTTCATCCCGCCGTACGCGGCGCCGAAGACCAGGAGCACCAGGCCGAGTGCGAGCGCCGAATGCGTCTGCGCGGGCAGGGCGATGCTGAGGGGTAGCAGAACGCCGCAGACCACGGTCACCGGATGGCTGCCGAAGCGCCGGCACAGCCGGCCGGTAAGCATCATGGTCACCACGGCCCCGGCGGATACGCCGAGCAGAGCGAGGCCCAGGGTGGAGGCCGAGGCGCCGGTCTGGTGCTTGATGGCCGGGATGCGGACCACCCAGCCGGCGAAGAGGAAGCCGTCGAGGGCGAAGAACACGGTCAGCGCGGTACGGAGGCGGGCCAACGAAGGTGGGGCGGTGTTGCCGCCCGGTCCCCCCGGTAGAGCCGTCCGTATTTTGTTTAGTTGCGGCACAAACTCAGCATAGGGGCGTCCGGGTAACGGGCGCAAGATGACAGCCCGCCGCGGACGCAAGG
This region includes:
- a CDS encoding MFS transporter — its product is MPQLNKIRTALPGGPGGNTAPPSLARLRTALTVFFALDGFLFAGWVVRIPAIKHQTGASASTLGLALLGVSAGAVVTMMLTGRLCRRFGSHPVTVVCGVLLPLSIALPAQTHSALALGLVLLVFGAAYGGMNVAMNSAAVDLVAALRRPVMPGFHGAFSLGGMVGAGLGGLVAGGLSPATHLFVLTGIGLLVTAAAGPVLLRQPAPKPASTADDAEKPQRPDGRSRRMVLLFGVIALCTAYGEGALADWGALHLEQDLHAHPGIAAAGYSLFALAMTAGRLSGTALLERLGQTRTLVAGGATAAAGMLLGSLAPTTWLALLGFAVTGLGLANIFPVAVGRAGELAGPGGVAAASTLGYGGMLLGPPAIGFLTDWFSLPAALTTVALLATAAAALGYGARNAAHT
- a CDS encoding maleylpyruvate isomerase family mycothiol-dependent enzyme encodes the protein MEITDHIKSLTVEGQLLATAAQETGTGAPVPTCPGWQVRDLLRHTGMVHRWATAFVVEGHTSYHPDGGEPDLDGPELLDWFREGHSLLVDALATAPAGLECWTFLPAPSPLAFWARRQAHETTIHRVDAESARGGRLSPLAADHAVDGIDELLRGFHARPKSKVRTETPRSLRVRATDTDATWTVRLSPEPPQAVRDETVPEEIPADCELSATAGQLYLTLWNRLPLTAITLKGDPEPARLWCENSGVTWS
- a CDS encoding response regulator transcription factor, whose amino-acid sequence is MIRVLLADDQLLVRAGFRALLDAQPDIEVAGEAADGEEAVRMVRELRPDTVLMDIRMPHLDGLAATRAITGDPELSDVKVVMLTTFELDEYVFEAIRSGASGFLVKDTEPEELLRAVRAVVGGDALLSPGVTRRLIAEFAARSKEPAAATGLSELTEREREVMALVGIGLSNEEIARRLVVSPLTAKTHVSRTMVKLGARDRAQLVVLAYESGLVRPGWLG
- a CDS encoding TetR/AcrR family transcriptional regulator; its protein translation is MSAIRGARERARIEVTAAIKNEARKQLAAEGAAKLSLRAVARELGMASSALYRYFPSRDELLTALIVDAYDSVGESAEAAHRAARAAAAPHVTRWTAVAHAVRDWALAHPHEYALIYGSPVPGYSAPQTTIGPASRVGLVLIAVVGEAYRTDGLALPPLVGELRAEAERMVAEFAPDLPPEVAAPLIAAWSQLFGLISFEIFGQFNRVVEAREIFFREAVTELARTLGLLGPRSSRRG
- a CDS encoding sensor histidine kinase produces the protein MEEQRSHWAHGGPPRWLTGAPGQYASRLPWPSTILLGAVVMVGSTIAARGQMDERAPLDIFARLLLFLAVSVLLLRHRHPVVAVFGSSAAAMIYLAAGYPYGPVFLAVAVGCFSAVVSGHRRAAWTAVGMVWLGHVLVAHWLYRWLPPSGDHPAAWGQELGVAAWVVAIIAAAEFVRVRREQWADQRAEREAAEQRRADEERLRMARELHDVLAHSISVINVQSSVGLALLDSDPEQARTALTTIKAASKEALGEVRQVLDTLRTPGDAPRAPAPGLDRLPELVEQAAGAGLTVTVETDGVRGAVPPGTDLAAFRIVQEALTNVVRHSGSRTAEVRIGYEPGHIRLRIDDEGPATGNDAGGSGNGLAGMRERAAALGGTIEAGPRANGGFRVRAELPLPSDSPGAAAHKEETT
- a CDS encoding SCO4225 family membrane protein, with product MNKPVIDRQHVRALARLTFGNAASLIYLGLVLAAAVFVTMDTLFVAHEDASFAGVWLFLLAAPTVFVFFIGSALWGAEAAGPAWFVYLALVVSVLLQSLALGWFVRLVRGGSRTRTAHPQGA